Proteins from a single region of Corynebacterium pseudogenitalium:
- a CDS encoding transposase family protein, with translation MSVEATVLSAAMLGISGLVVLAVGEYGGELELLVETSESVTGCPRCGVVAVAHGRREHLVRDIPSAGRPVLLVWRKRLWRCAEPACPQRTRSVHLIKRRQYVR, from the coding sequence GTGAGTGTTGAGGCTACCGTCCTGTCCGCTGCGATGCTCGGCATCTCGGGGTTGGTGGTGCTTGCCGTCGGTGAGTACGGCGGTGAGCTGGAGCTGTTGGTGGAGACCTCCGAGTCGGTGACCGGGTGCCCGCGGTGCGGGGTGGTCGCGGTGGCCCACGGCCGGCGTGAGCATCTGGTGCGTGACATCCCCTCGGCGGGGCGGCCGGTGCTGCTGGTGTGGCGCAAGCGGCTGTGGCGGTGCGCCGAACCGGCGTGCCCGCAACGTACCCGGTCAGTACACCTAATAAAGCGACGTCAGTACGTTCGCTAA
- a CDS encoding SHOCT domain-containing protein gives MFDDNGSFLLAMFEFFIFFAWFMSLWWIFGDLFRSKDLGGFAKALWVVFILALPFIGMLAYLLVRGRGMTDRAVEARQELQQRQDEYIKSVAGGSAGSSPTDEIASAKALLDSGAITQQEFDQIKARALSSV, from the coding sequence ATGTTCGACGACAACGGCTCATTCCTACTCGCCATGTTCGAGTTCTTCATCTTCTTCGCATGGTTCATGTCCCTGTGGTGGATCTTCGGAGATCTCTTCCGCAGCAAGGACCTCGGCGGCTTCGCGAAGGCGCTGTGGGTGGTGTTCATCCTCGCGCTGCCGTTCATCGGAATGCTCGCGTACCTGCTTGTTCGAGGTCGGGGGATGACCGACCGCGCGGTCGAGGCGCGCCAGGAGCTCCAGCAGCGGCAGGATGAGTACATCAAGTCCGTCGCCGGCGGCTCCGCCGGATCGAGCCCGACCGATGAGATCGCCTCGGCGAAGGCCCTTCTCGACTCGGGAGCGATTACCCAGCAGGAGTTCGACCAGATCAAGGCAAGGGCGCTCTCCTCGGTCTGA
- a CDS encoding sugar O-acetyltransferase — MYSMEQMRSGQWYLPGGEEADAQHARTWELMRQVNALGNTDQPRAEELLRQVFSNSEHVPGLFAPLHVEFGLNTRFGKGCFMNFNCVILDIAEVTIGDGSVFGPGCQLITVGHPVEDAAKRAEGWEIAKPVRIGKDCWFGAGAMVMPGVTVGDRCVVAAGTVVTKDVPDDCLVAGVPGVVKRKFAQDA; from the coding sequence ATGTATTCGATGGAGCAGATGCGATCAGGTCAGTGGTACCTCCCCGGCGGCGAGGAGGCCGACGCCCAACACGCCCGGACGTGGGAGTTGATGCGCCAGGTCAACGCCCTGGGCAACACCGATCAGCCGCGGGCGGAGGAGCTGTTGCGGCAGGTGTTTTCCAACAGTGAGCACGTGCCGGGACTGTTCGCGCCGCTGCATGTGGAGTTCGGGCTGAACACCCGGTTCGGCAAGGGGTGCTTCATGAACTTCAACTGCGTCATCCTCGATATTGCGGAGGTGACCATCGGGGACGGGTCGGTGTTCGGGCCGGGCTGCCAGCTGATTACGGTGGGTCACCCGGTTGAGGATGCGGCGAAGCGGGCTGAGGGGTGGGAGATCGCGAAGCCGGTTCGGATTGGGAAGGACTGCTGGTTCGGGGCGGGTGCGATGGTGATGCCTGGCGTGACGGTGGGTGATCGTTGCGTGGTGGCCGCCGGCACGGTGGTGACGAAGGACGTGCCAGATGACTGTTTGGTGGCGGGGGTGCCGGGCGTCGTGAAGCGAAAGTTTGCGCAGGATGCCTGA